The nucleotide sequence ACAGTGAAGGAAATTCTGTCTCCAGGAGCCAATGATGTTTGGGTAGTCAAAAGAGACCACAAACAAGATTTGTTACTTCCGAAAATCGATTCAGTCATCAAAGGCGTAGATTTAGAGACAGGCATAATCGATGTCGAAGTTCCAGAGGGGTTAGACGATGAAGATTGATGTTTTGAGCTTATTCCCAGAAATGTTCACTGGTCCAATGCACGATTCAATTATTGGGAAGGCAATTGAAAATAAAATTATTGATTTCAACGTAACTGATTTCCGCGATTTCACAACCGATAAGCATAATCACGTTGATGATTACCCATTTGGTGGCGGGGCTGGAATGCTGCTGCAAGCACAACCAATTCTAGATGCGTTTGAGCATACTCAAGCAGAATCAAAGGCAAAAGGGTATCCTGATGGCAAAGTTATCTTAATGGACCCAGCAGGCAAACAATTTACGCAGTCAGATGCGGAAAGCTTGGCAACAAGTGAACATTTAACTTTTATTTGTGGCCACTATGAGGGTTATGATGAACGAATTCGCTCGATTGTGACTGATGAATACTCATTAGGGGATTATGTGCTGACAGGTGGAGAATTACCTGCTATGGTCATGATTGATGCAATTTCTAGATTAATTGACGGTGTGCTTGGTAATAATGAGTCTGCCGTAACTGAATCATTTTCAACTGGATTGCTAGAGGGTCCTCAGTATACGCGACCAGCTGACTTTCGTGGCATGAAAGTCCCGGAAGTTTTGACCAGCGGGAATCATCAAAAGATTTTTGAATGGAATCAAAAAGAGTCATTACGCCGAACTTATTTGCGTCGTCCCGACTTGATTGATCATCAAAAATTAACTGATTTGCAAAAGCGGCTACTAGCTGACGTCAGAATTGAAGAAGAGAAGAACTAGCTGACAAGAAAATTAACTTTACAGATAGCGAATAACTATGATACACTAATTTTTGGCGTAAGCCGTAAAACAACATTCCGCTGTCCGAGAGATAATGAATGCTATTGAAAGGAAGATTTGTTCATGCGACAAAATCAATTGATTGAAAAGCTTAATAATGAACAACT is from Lentilactobacillus curieae and encodes:
- the trmD gene encoding tRNA (guanosine(37)-N1)-methyltransferase TrmD; protein product: MKIDVLSLFPEMFTGPMHDSIIGKAIENKIIDFNVTDFRDFTTDKHNHVDDYPFGGGAGMLLQAQPILDAFEHTQAESKAKGYPDGKVILMDPAGKQFTQSDAESLATSEHLTFICGHYEGYDERIRSIVTDEYSLGDYVLTGGELPAMVMIDAISRLIDGVLGNNESAVTESFSTGLLEGPQYTRPADFRGMKVPEVLTSGNHQKIFEWNQKESLRRTYLRRPDLIDHQKLTDLQKRLLADVRIEEEKN